The DNA region CGTCTTTCTGGGAGCCGATTTGCGCCAGACGACCGTCCGCCTGGGCCATGCCGTCATTCTTCGCGACCAGCAGGGAAAACGAATCCGCACGATTCCGATCGACGCCGATGGACGGACGGCCGTGCGTTATCGCCATTCCCCTGCTACGATCCCCAGAGTCGACTACGACAGTTACTTGGTGTACGCCAACCAGGCGGCCCACGGAGAGCCGACGAGCGACGAGCTTCCTTCCTTTCGCGGGCGGCAGGTCTGGATCGGAGTGACCGACGGAGATATCGCTCCGAAACTTTCCACGCCTGTCGGAAAGATGACGCCGGTGGAACTCCATATGCAAGTGGCCCGGCAGATCGTCGAGGGAGAATTTATTCGCCCGCTGCCCTGGTATCTCAGCGCGGCGCTCGCGTTTATCCTCTGCCTATGGGGAACGCGCCTTTTCGTCCGATTGCCCCCTCTCTGGGCCGTCACGATCATGGGGGCGGTCTTCGCGGGCGCCGCCGGGGTGTCCATCGCGAGCTTCCTTTTCCTGGGTCTGGCCTTTCCTCTTGTCACCCTCTTTTTCTCCCTCCTCGGCGCCATCATCTGCGGAACATCGGTTCGCCTCTGGAACTTTCCTTTCTCGGCACGAAAACCGCCGGTTGGGCGGTCACCGATCGTCGTCGAAGTCGCTCCGCCCGTGTCGCCATCCGGCCGCTCGTCTGAGCCGATCGAGGCGAAGCCGGCCTACTACCCTCCCGGCCCGGCCGGACAACCTCCCCCCCTTTCTCCTTCCTTGATCCGCCTGCAAGGCGCCTTGCAGCGGCTGGAAGAGCGCCGGCGGCGGGAAAGGTCGTCCGGCAACAACGGCCTCCCCGGTCATCCGTGAGCCGGGTGCTTCCGTGATCGCCGGCCCCGCACGGTGGAAACGGGGCAGGCTCCTTGAGTTCCCGGTCAGGCTCTTGCCTTGCCGCGGGGACGAGAGCATGGCAGGAATGCGGGAGGGGATGGAAAATCGAATGGATGGTCTTTCCGAGATCTTCGACGTCGTGGATGCCGACGATCGCGTCGTGGGCCAGGAACCGCGCCACCGGGTGCACCGTTTCGGCCTGCGCCATCGTGCGGTTCACGTGCTTCTCTTCAACACGCGCGGGGAGCTCTTTTTGCAAAAACGCTCGCTCTGGAAAGACCTCAACCCGGGCCTTTGGGACTCGTCATGCAGCGGGCACGTCCACGCGGGAGAATCCTACGAGGAAGCCGCCCGCAGAGAGTTGAGCGAGGAGCTCGGCTTGCGCGAGCCGATTCTGGTTCGACCCGTCGGCAAGCTCGCCGCCGGACAAGAGACCGGCAATGAATTCATCTGGGTTTATCAGGTGGAACGCGACGGCCCGTTCGCCCTGGATCCGGAAGAAATTTCCGAGGGTCGCTTCCTAGGGATACCCGCTCTGGAACTGGAGCTGGGGACGGTTCCGGATCTCTTTTCTCCGGCGTTCGTCTACCTGTGGAGTCGACTACGACACCGATTTCTCCTTCGCGGCGCGAGATAGGACCTTTCCGCGCGCGACCGGCGCCGAGCGCTGTTGTCCGGCTTTTTGCCCTTCCTTTCGCTTTCGCGTTGAGCGCTTGCGCGCCGCTTTATCTCCATTCCCCAAAGCCCCTCCTCTTCGATGTCGACCTCGATACCGAGATCCGGAGCCCGCCGCTCCAGTCCGGAGCTGCGGCTCCCGCCAATCTGCAGGAGAGAAGGCGAACGCACATGGCGGAGGTGCAAGCCTTGAAGAATGCCCGCATCATCGGCGAGACGAGCAACGGCTACCTCCAAATTGTGGCCGAACCGGCGGAAGCCGGCTATCGCTCCTACATCCATCGGATCGTCGAAGAAGAGAATCGAGCCCGCTACCTCCTATATGCAAGCGAGGCCAAGAAGCTCGGAGAAACCCTCTCCGGAGTGGAGGCACGCTACGCAGAACGGTGGCAAGATAACGCTTTTCCCGGAGAGCTGATCCAGAAGCCGGATGGCAGTTGGATCGCGAAGCCCGATCCGGCAGAAGGATAGCCTCCACCGCGGAATCACCGGAGGGCGGAGGGCACCTGGATGGTCGGATCCACCGCGTTGACTGCAGACGCGGAATCCGGCATCCGGACGCGATGGGAGGGAGCTCCGGGATGCTCCGGCGGCGGAGAGGCCGGACCGATCGGTTCCACCCGCTCGGGAACGAAAACAGCCAGAAACTCGTCGGTGTGGGGATCGTACACGGTGAAGGGAGCCAGATAGCCGCGGAGCCGATATTCGACGTCGTTGTCGGCCGGAGGCTTCTTCTTGAGCAGACGCCAGGGGGCCACTATGCCGCCGGGCGTCTCCTTCAACACCACCCACTTGGCCGCGGACCAGGGTTCATTGACACGCCGCACCCAACCCCAACCGCTCCCATCCTTGTCGTAGGTTCGGTGTCCGATGAACTCTTCTACCTGAACACCGGGAGGGGGAACAAGCGGTTCGGGAGCCTGCTGGGGAGGTGGCAACACCGGTTGCGCCGGCGCGACCGCTTCCGCGGGGGGTGCGGGAGCGGGGGCGGCATCCGGCCCGGCACCGGGCGAGCCACCTACCGGCGGCCGCTCTTCGCCGTGGACGGAAGCTAGGGAAAGGAAGCAAGCAGCCACTCCCGCCGCCAGGGAAAGTCTCGAAGCCATGCCCGCTATTGGGTCCATTTGGCGCCCTTCGACAGATAGGGCAGGCTGGCCGTTGCATAGTCCGTGCGCCCGACCGCCCCGACCATGGGAACTCCGAACCGACGCTTCCACCATTGTGCAAAATCCTCTCCGGAATGGCATCCCCAGCTTTTGACAACGGCGCTCCGGAGGAAGGCCTTCTTCTCGATCTTCCGCAGCTCCTTTTCATGGAGGCACTCCTTCGACATGTTGTCGAAGTAGGTGCTGTAATCGAACATCAAGCAGGCTCGATTGGAATGACCGAAATAATCGAGTCCCCCAATCGGCATCGTCTTCCGATCATGCCCGGCGTTTAGGTAGTTGATGAGCTGTTCGGTGGTGTCGAACCAGAACAGAGGGACCCCCAGGGCGTTTGCCTGATCGACGATGTTGGAGAGGATGTCGAGCTTCTCCTCCCGCCCGCGCGAGACATACGCGGGTCGATAGACGAGCCAAGTGAGGATAATGCCCGGCTTTCTTTCCGATTGCAATCGGAGCTGTTCGAGGCGCGCGACCGCCGCTCGGATGAAGTTGCCCCAGTACTTGTCATGAGAGTCGGACTTGCCGTGCTCGAAAAATCGGAGCGCCGGTCCGCCGCTGATCACGATCCATTCCTGTTGTGCGGGATCCCGCGCAAAAAGGGACGGGGATCCGCTCATCCATAGGAGAAGCGGCAGGAGCGCCAGTCCGAGCCGGCGAATCCTCCGGTTCCACCGCCGACGGAGAGGGAGAGCGGAGAAGGACCCAACCATCGCCCGGCTTCGCCTCAGGGAACGCGACCTTGGAAAAGCTCGGCGGGAATGAGATGACCGAGCTTGTCCACCTTGGCCTGAAGGTAGCGTCGATTGTAATGATTCGGCTTTCCGTGGAGGGGGATGCGCTCGACGATTTCCAAGCCGTAGCCTTCGATCCCGATCCTTTTGATCGGGTTGTTCGTCAAGAGCCGCAGCCGATGCGCGCCCAACGCGCGGAGAATCTGGCAGCCGATCCCGTAATCCCGGTTATCGGGAGCGAACGCAAGGGCCGCGTTGGCCTCCACAGTATCGAGCCCCGCCTCTTGGAGCTTGTAGCTTTTCAGCTTGTTCAGCAGCCCGATTCCCCTGCCCTCCTGCCGCAAATAGAGAAGCACGCCTTTCCCCTCCTGCTCGATCCGTGCCAAGGCGAGGGCCAATTGTTCCCCGCAGTCGCAGCGCAACGAATGAAAGACATCTCCGGTCAGGCATTGCGAGTGGACACGGGTCACCACGGCCTCGTCGGAAGACCAGCTTCCCTTCGTGAGTGCCAGCTGTTCATCGCCCGTCAAGACGTCGCGGAACGCGGTTAGAGAAAAATGGCCGAAGACAGTCGGGAGAGAGACCGTGATGACCTTTTCCACCAGGGATTCCGTCCGCAACCGATATGCGATCAGGTCCTTGATCGTCACGATCCGGAGCTGGAACTCGGCGGCGACACGCATCAGATCGGGCACCCGCGCCATTGTCCCGTCCGCGTTCAAAATTTCCACGAGCACGCCCGCCGGAAAGAGACCGGCCAAGCGCATGAGATCGACAGCCGCCTCGGTGTGGCCGGCGCGTCGAAGCACCCCCCCCTCGGCCGCACGCAGAGGGAAGATATGCCCTGGGCGGCAAAAATGAGCCGGGCCCGCATGGATATCCGCCAAGGCACGCACCGTCCGGGCACGGTCGGCTGCCGAGATGCCGGTGCTGGTGCCGATCGTGTAATCGACAGAAACCGTAAAAGGGGTGCCCTGGAGAGCCGTGTTCTGCTGCGGGGATACCATCCAAGGCAGGTTGAGCTCGTCTGCCCGTTGATTCGTGATCGGGACACAAATCAGCCCCCGTCCATGCTGCGCCATGAAGTTGATCGTCTCCGGCGTGCAAAGCTCCGCCGAAGCGACGAAGTCCCCTTCGTTCTCCCGCTCCTCGTTGTCGACGACGATCACGATCTTGCCTTGGCGAAGATCGGCGAGCGCTTCTTCGATCGAAGAAAATGAGGAGCTGG from Methylacidimicrobium sp. AP8 includes:
- a CDS encoding NUDIX domain-containing protein, with amino-acid sequence MDGLSEIFDVVDADDRVVGQEPRHRVHRFGLRHRAVHVLLFNTRGELFLQKRSLWKDLNPGLWDSSCSGHVHAGESYEEAARRELSEELGLREPILVRPVGKLAAGQETGNEFIWVYQVERDGPFALDPEEISEGRFLGIPALELELGTVPDLFSPAFVYLWSRLRHRFLLRGAR
- a CDS encoding CHASE2 domain-containing protein, which encodes MNEHGSRTWTEKERPSPTASRPPQDAKKRLRIALLLSSLWSILLAVFAYEGFFSDWEDTIARKQDLFPSESKSSQFALIVIDHIPADRPWPWPRLEYALCLRGLLAQLPQSVVFEVLLSEKGTKMSSFDQTFASLIRRINRVCFAADALLAEQQGEPLPAGATRLRGLPNIDYLTEYRSVIWPGATFVGDCPVGLANLEIPSGEVRSLPLVFRIQDALVPSLSLQAAAVFLGADLRQTTVRLGHAVILRDQQGKRIRTIPIDADGRTAVRYRHSPATIPRVDYDSYLVYANQAAHGEPTSDELPSFRGRQVWIGVTDGDIAPKLSTPVGKMTPVELHMQVARQIVEGEFIRPLPWYLSAALAFILCLWGTRLFVRLPPLWAVTIMGAVFAGAAGVSIASFLFLGLAFPLVTLFFSLLGAIICGTSVRLWNFPFSARKPPVGRSPIVVEVAPPVSPSGRSSEPIEAKPAYYPPGPAGQPPPLSPSLIRLQGALQRLEERRRRERSSGNNGLPGHP
- a CDS encoding DUF1318 domain-containing protein, with the translated sequence MSACAPLYLHSPKPLLFDVDLDTEIRSPPLQSGAAAPANLQERRRTHMAEVQALKNARIIGETSNGYLQIVAEPAEAGYRSYIHRIVEEENRARYLLYASEAKKLGETLSGVEARYAERWQDNAFPGELIQKPDGSWIAKPDPAEG
- a CDS encoding bifunctional 3,4-dihydroxy-2-butanone-4-phosphate synthase/GTP cyclohydrolase II — its product is MTSSSFSSIEEALADLRQGKIVIVVDNEERENEGDFVASAELCTPETINFMAQHGRGLICVPITNQRADELNLPWMVSPQQNTALQGTPFTVSVDYTIGTSTGISAADRARTVRALADIHAGPAHFCRPGHIFPLRAAEGGVLRRAGHTEAAVDLMRLAGLFPAGVLVEILNADGTMARVPDLMRVAAEFQLRIVTIKDLIAYRLRTESLVEKVITVSLPTVFGHFSLTAFRDVLTGDEQLALTKGSWSSDEAVVTRVHSQCLTGDVFHSLRCDCGEQLALALARIEQEGKGVLLYLRQEGRGIGLLNKLKSYKLQEAGLDTVEANAALAFAPDNRDYGIGCQILRALGAHRLRLLTNNPIKRIGIEGYGLEIVERIPLHGKPNHYNRRYLQAKVDKLGHLIPAELFQGRVP